A genomic stretch from Prochlorococcus marinus str. MIT 9312 includes:
- the aroB gene encoding 3-dehydroquinate synthase: MNKRKILVPLGNKSYEVTIEAGILNNISEELLKIGITKNRKILVISNEEISNFYGEKFLNDLKDNKFQVQMFLIKAGESYKNLKTLSEIYDVAFEFGLDRNSIIIALGGGIVGDVSGFAAATWLRGIEYIQIPTTLLSMVDSSVGGKTGVNHPKGKNLIGAFNQPKAVFIDPETLKSLPKREFSAGMAEVIKYGVIRDKELFEYLEIEKNKNELINLKNEYLIKIINSSIKTKSYIVSQDEHENGVRAILNYGHSFGHVIENLCGYGKFLHGEAISIGMNIAGEIAIDKGLWSKEELERQKNLLKSYDLPTEIPKINKEDVLTILMGDKKVRNGKMRFILPKEIGVVDIYDDVEDALFLKFFS, from the coding sequence GTGAATAAGAGAAAAATATTAGTCCCATTAGGTAATAAGTCATACGAAGTAACTATTGAAGCAGGGATACTGAATAATATCAGCGAAGAACTTTTAAAAATTGGAATAACAAAGAATAGAAAAATACTTGTAATTTCAAATGAAGAAATATCAAATTTTTATGGAGAAAAATTCTTAAATGATTTAAAAGATAATAAATTTCAGGTCCAAATGTTCCTTATCAAGGCTGGAGAATCATATAAAAACTTAAAAACCTTAAGTGAAATATATGACGTTGCATTTGAATTTGGTTTAGATAGAAATTCAATAATTATTGCCCTTGGAGGAGGAATTGTTGGAGATGTAAGTGGTTTTGCAGCTGCGACTTGGCTGAGAGGTATCGAATATATTCAGATTCCAACAACTTTATTATCGATGGTTGATTCATCTGTGGGAGGGAAAACAGGAGTAAATCATCCTAAAGGTAAAAATTTAATTGGAGCTTTCAATCAACCTAAAGCAGTTTTTATTGATCCAGAAACTTTAAAAAGTTTGCCCAAAAGAGAATTCAGTGCAGGTATGGCCGAAGTAATAAAATACGGAGTAATAAGAGATAAAGAACTTTTCGAATACTTAGAAATTGAAAAAAACAAGAATGAACTTATTAATCTGAAGAATGAATATCTAATTAAAATAATTAATAGTTCAATTAAAACAAAGTCTTATATTGTTTCTCAAGACGAACATGAAAATGGTGTTAGAGCAATATTGAATTATGGTCATTCTTTTGGTCACGTTATTGAAAATTTATGTGGATACGGCAAATTTCTACATGGTGAGGCAATATCAATTGGTATGAATATTGCAGGGGAAATAGCAATTGATAAAGGGTTATGGTCTAAAGAAGAATTAGAAAGACAGAAGAATCTTTTGAAGAGTTACGATCTTCCTACCGAGATCCCCAAAATAAATAAAGAAGACGTTCTAACAATACTTATGGGCGATAAAAAAGTTCGTAATGGCAAAATGAGGTTTATATTACCGAAAGAAATTGGTGTTGTGGATATATATGATGACGTAGAAGATGCATTATTTTTAAAGTTTTTTTCTTAA
- a CDS encoding 5-(carboxyamino)imidazole ribonucleotide synthase, producing the protein MSLKRNINDIKKNYSLGIIGGGQLALMLTEAAQKRDLEVCVQTKSCDDPAGLKADHVIEADPLKIRGNKSLINECEKIIFENEWIKIDKLNLIDNNDIFVPSLNAIKPLVDRFSQKKLIDRMNIPCPKWISIEDFKNLPYEEISNWSFPLMAKSNKGGYDGKGNRKIMTKEDLDSFLKENNSDEWLIEEWIEYEKELALVGSRDRTGKIRFFPIVETFQSNHVCDWVLAPATTEYDLNLFAINIFSSIVNELNYVGVLAIEFFYGDNGLLINEIAPRTHNSAHFSIEACTSSQFDQYVCISSGIMPPEIKMHSEGAIMINLLGLKKNFPISIETRVKMLSEIEGSNIHCYGKSREILGRKMAHITFLLNGKTHSERYDQAQVLLTMVRDIWPSPNT; encoded by the coding sequence ATGAGTTTAAAAAGAAATATAAACGATATTAAGAAAAATTATTCCCTAGGAATAATTGGAGGCGGTCAACTGGCTTTGATGTTAACCGAGGCAGCACAAAAAAGAGATTTAGAAGTATGTGTGCAAACAAAATCTTGTGATGATCCTGCTGGTTTAAAAGCAGATCATGTCATAGAAGCTGATCCTTTAAAGATAAGAGGTAATAAATCGTTAATTAATGAGTGTGAAAAAATAATTTTTGAAAATGAATGGATAAAAATTGATAAATTAAATTTAATTGATAATAACGATATTTTTGTTCCAAGCCTTAATGCGATTAAGCCATTAGTAGATAGGTTTTCTCAAAAAAAATTAATAGATAGAATGAATATTCCCTGTCCAAAATGGATAAGTATTGAAGATTTTAAAAATCTCCCTTATGAGGAAATCAGTAATTGGAGTTTCCCTTTAATGGCAAAATCAAATAAAGGTGGATATGACGGTAAAGGGAACAGAAAAATAATGACAAAAGAAGATTTAGATTCTTTTTTAAAAGAGAATAATTCTGATGAATGGTTAATAGAAGAATGGATAGAGTATGAAAAGGAACTAGCTCTTGTTGGTTCGAGAGATAGAACCGGTAAGATAAGATTCTTTCCAATCGTTGAGACATTCCAATCAAATCATGTTTGTGATTGGGTTCTTGCACCTGCTACTACTGAATATGATTTGAACTTATTTGCAATAAATATTTTTTCCTCAATAGTCAATGAACTTAATTATGTTGGAGTTTTAGCTATTGAATTCTTCTATGGAGATAATGGTCTTTTAATTAATGAAATAGCTCCAAGAACACATAACTCAGCACATTTCTCTATTGAAGCTTGTACTTCAAGTCAGTTTGATCAATATGTTTGCATTTCTTCTGGGATAATGCCACCTGAAATTAAAATGCACTCAGAAGGGGCAATTATGATAAATCTACTGGGATTAAAAAAGAATTTCCCAATTTCAATAGAAACAAGAGTTAAAATGTTGTCTGAAATTGAGGGTTCTAATATTCATTGTTATGGTAAATCTCGAGAAATTCTGGGGAGAAAAATGGCTCACATTACATTTTTATTGAACGGTAAAACGCATTCAGAAAGATATGATCAGGCACAAGTTTTATTAACTATGGTAAGAGACATTTGGCCATCTCCAAATACATAA
- a CDS encoding M protein — protein sequence MFLLSIPFYDFPSSPILIIGALGIVVALAVFFLAYQKYFNSPLNKELQTKKKALLREQKEINQKLKKIEQDLKNL from the coding sequence ATGTTTTTACTTTCTATACCCTTTTACGATTTCCCATCTTCTCCCATACTAATAATTGGTGCTTTAGGAATTGTGGTAGCACTTGCGGTTTTTTTCCTTGCTTATCAAAAATACTTTAATTCCCCCTTGAACAAAGAACTTCAAACAAAGAAAAAAGCTTTATTGAGGGAGCAAAAAGAAATTAATCAAAAACTAAAAAAAATAGAGCAGGATTTAAAAAATTTATAG
- a CDS encoding high light inducible protein: protein MTNTKTKTVEKEKIIAEKLNGRFAMMGFVALVGAYLTTGQIIPGMV from the coding sequence ATGACAAACACAAAAACAAAAACAGTTGAGAAGGAAAAGATTATAGCTGAGAAGCTTAACGGCAGATTTGCAATGATGGGCTTTGTTGCTCTTGTTGGGGCTTATCTAACAACAGGTCAAATTATTCCTGGCATGGTGTAA
- a CDS encoding high light inducible protein, protein MTPQAERFNGWAAMLGFVAAVGAYVTTGQIIPGWF, encoded by the coding sequence ATGACCCCTCAAGCAGAAAGATTTAACGGTTGGGCAGCAATGCTTGGTTTCGTTGCAGCTGTTGGCGCATACGTAACAACTGGTCAGATTATTCCTGGTTGGTTCTAA
- the rmuC gene encoding DNA recombination protein RmuC, which yields MDNILLFITGVLSGIIAGFILGRLYTKSNRNNDGSRESLLEERLLKADKSIEDFSLAYDNLREELKNVQKEARENSEKAKVKEVELQKTFEEKVNLDNNYKEISEKLDLIRIQKEKLSIENGELTEQLKSQEDESLRLDKEKNKLEEIQEINIEEKERLRVERENLSNKFAEIKEQLRSQESQNKFLEQAKADLLTQFQALSGKMLDGSRNALLKTTKETVTEPFTKQVETLRKQVEELSKDSSEKLGVLAQTTSELKEKSEDVRGAAQQLTSALRSPNVKGRWGEVNLKRILEFVGLINYCDFDEQLNIQTEGGGSLKPDCVITIPGSRKLIVDSKAPIESYLDAIQATDSNIQEKLLTEHLRKVRSHIDQLSKKDYANNLSEIGQVVDGVILYIPVEGALSMALERDPSLLEYAFEKNIILTFPTSLLAILKGLSMTIQQAEITKNINEIQKNAIELSKRFSNFIEKFNSIGSNITRLNKSFNEAVGSFERRLMPQGKRFAEMSGQNAELNLTEEVDILVKELKTSDQNK from the coding sequence TTGGATAATATTCTTTTATTTATAACAGGTGTTTTGTCAGGAATTATTGCAGGGTTTATTCTTGGACGTTTATATACAAAAAGTAATAGAAACAATGATGGAAGTAGAGAAAGTTTACTCGAAGAAAGATTATTAAAGGCAGATAAATCTATAGAAGATTTTTCATTGGCATATGACAATCTAAGGGAAGAATTAAAAAATGTTCAAAAAGAGGCTCGAGAAAATAGCGAGAAGGCAAAAGTTAAGGAAGTTGAACTCCAGAAAACTTTTGAAGAAAAAGTCAACCTAGATAATAATTACAAAGAAATTTCTGAAAAGTTGGATTTAATAAGAATCCAAAAGGAAAAACTAAGTATAGAGAATGGAGAATTGACGGAACAATTGAAATCTCAGGAAGATGAATCTTTGCGTTTAGATAAAGAAAAAAATAAATTAGAAGAGATACAAGAAATTAATATTGAAGAGAAAGAGAGATTGCGAGTTGAGAGAGAAAATCTCAGCAATAAATTTGCTGAAATTAAGGAGCAATTGAGATCACAAGAAAGCCAAAATAAATTTTTAGAACAAGCCAAAGCAGATCTCCTTACTCAGTTTCAAGCACTTAGTGGAAAAATGCTGGATGGATCAAGAAATGCTTTGCTAAAGACGACAAAAGAAACAGTAACAGAGCCTTTTACAAAGCAAGTTGAGACACTCAGAAAACAAGTTGAAGAGCTTTCAAAAGATTCTTCAGAAAAACTTGGTGTTTTAGCTCAAACTACATCTGAGTTAAAAGAAAAAAGTGAAGATGTTAGAGGTGCTGCTCAACAATTAACAAGTGCCTTAAGATCTCCGAATGTTAAAGGTAGATGGGGAGAAGTTAACCTTAAACGGATTTTAGAATTTGTAGGATTAATCAACTACTGTGATTTTGATGAGCAACTTAATATTCAAACTGAGGGAGGCGGTAGTCTCAAACCTGATTGTGTGATTACTATTCCTGGCTCAAGAAAACTAATAGTTGATTCAAAAGCTCCAATTGAAAGCTATTTAGATGCTATACAAGCGACCGATAGTAATATTCAGGAAAAACTCTTAACTGAGCATCTTAGGAAAGTCAGAAGTCATATTGACCAACTTTCTAAAAAAGATTATGCAAATAATTTAAGTGAAATAGGACAGGTCGTTGATGGAGTAATTCTCTACATCCCAGTTGAGGGTGCATTATCTATGGCATTAGAGAGAGATCCATCTCTTCTAGAGTATGCTTTTGAAAAAAATATTATTCTTACTTTCCCTACAAGTCTCCTTGCAATATTAAAAGGCTTGTCAATGACGATTCAACAGGCGGAAATTACGAAGAATATTAATGAAATTCAGAAGAACGCTATTGAACTCTCTAAGAGATTCTCAAATTTTATTGAAAAGTTTAATTCAATAGGTTCAAATATTACTAGGTTAAATAAATCATTTAATGAGGCTGTTGGTTCTTTCGAAAGAAGACTAATGCCACAAGGTAAACGTTTTGCAGAAATGTCAGGGCAAAATGCTGAATTGAATCTTACTGAAGAAGTTGATATCCTCGTAAAGGAATTAAAAACTTCAGATCAAAATAAATAA
- a CDS encoding DUF1651 domain-containing protein encodes MTIGGANVWTNFSYGYRNESPSGWLLSPDRSRLILFTRNKKSPRNSMRIFAHTYYANDLGEPMAIKSSTQMYLDNAWDKWHDLQLEGWTFEELELPESV; translated from the coding sequence ATGACTATAGGAGGAGCTAATGTTTGGACTAATTTTTCTTACGGTTATCGTAATGAGTCCCCAAGTGGTTGGTTGCTTAGCCCAGACCGCAGCAGATTAATTTTGTTTACAAGGAATAAAAAATCTCCAAGAAATAGTATGAGAATTTTTGCTCATACATATTATGCAAATGATCTAGGTGAGCCAATGGCAATTAAATCATCAACTCAAATGTATTTGGATAATGCTTGGGATAAATGGCATGACCTTCAATTAGAAGGTTGGACTTTTGAAGAACTTGAATTACCTGAATCAGTATGA